In the genome of Gallaecimonas xiamenensis 3-C-1, the window CCATTCTGAAGTGGAAGTGATGATGGACCACGAGCAACTCACCGACGAACTGACCCGTGCCGGGTTCCGCCATGAGGAGATCTTCAAGGCGTTGGCTTGGCTGGAGCGGTTGGCGGCGTTGCAGGAAAATGGCGAACAGCCCTTCCTGGTCAATGTGCCCCAGCAAAGCATCCGTATCTTCACCCCCGAAGAGATGCTGCGCCTGGACACCCAGTGCCGTGGCTTCCTGCTGTTCCTGGAGCAAATCCAGGTGCTGAGCGGCGAAACCCGGGAAATGACCATTGACCGGCTGATGGACCTGGAGCAGCAAAGCATCTCACTGGAAGATCTCAAGTGGGTGGTGCTGATGGTGCTGTTTAATGTCCCCGGCCAGGAAAACGCCTACGCCAAGATGGAAAACCTGCTCTTTGAGGAACCCGGCGAGCACCTGCACTAAGCCGGGACAGGGCTGCGACCAAGTG includes:
- a CDS encoding DUF494 family protein, producing the protein MFDVLMYLFENYVHSEVEVMMDHEQLTDELTRAGFRHEEIFKALAWLERLAALQENGEQPFLVNVPQQSIRIFTPEEMLRLDTQCRGFLLFLEQIQVLSGETREMTIDRLMDLEQQSISLEDLKWVVLMVLFNVPGQENAYAKMENLLFEEPGEHLH